CCATTATTAACCGATATCAACAGCAGCTTAATTAGATCATCAAACTATTTAACTGGCAGCCCCGTGGATTTTATGACAATCGACCTTATTATCAGCAATATATAAATGGGGAAAATGCGTAGGGGAAAAACTCAATCCCCCGttcattattaaattataattcagGCAACAAGCCATGACAGATGTCAGAGTTATGACTACACGGGTCTAGATTACACGTTTCGTGTGGAGGGGGATGGGATGGCGAGGGACTTTTGTGGcaattgcagtttgccatatgaaggaaaatggaaaagttcTGTAATTTGCATTCGCCGCAATTGTGTTTCTCGGCTGGTTATCCCATCCAATTGTCCAGAGTGTGTCAATGCTCTATAATTAGCAAACGAGCTAACAATTTCGCACTGTACTCCTATATCTGTCGATCGAAGTGAAGTGTATATAAGACCTTAGCTTTACTCACCTGAGAAGCAATTTAAGAAAACAGCCAAAGCCGCGACAAGTGGCCACTTCACCTGTGTACGTTATTGTCATTTTTCTCtcctgttttttatttcaccTCCAATTTAGTTTTGTTTGTAGTGCTCTTTTATAGCTGAGATTGTTGTTCCGACCCTCTTATCGCGTCCCACACATCGCTGTTTGTCGAAAACGAAAGTTCCACTCTTCACCTGAAACCAAATAAGATAGAACAGAATTTTTTATAGAGCTCTCGGGGTTATGTAATAACAGAGGAAGTACAAGCAATTACTCATAACAGTACCAGGAATCGTTGACAGAGCTTTTATAACCAGTACAATAATGCAATTTGAAATTCTAAAATCGATAGTTTTTCACAATTAGACATGCGACGAAACTACCGAAGGAAACCTGCAGCGCggaaaacaattgaaatgcatttaacatttaacagAAAAGCAACAGCTTCGAGCTGATTATATTAATTGCTGCAATTTATATAGCCTATGGCACAAAAGCCCCGATGCATGTTCAGATATTtctctttatacatatatatagtatGTGTATCTGAAACACTGTGAGCTGCGAAAATGCTCAACTTTGCGTGTGGGCGATGTCAAAGTCATCGTTTGAGCGTTTAAGCGGTCTCCATTTGATTTCGAGAGGTGTCTCTGGGGGTCAGCCTCCAACGATTAGATACCAATTAACCAAACAAACAGACTCAAAGTTAAACTTCGATTGCCATCTAGTGACTACTGTGAATTTCGGAGAATAAATGGGGGAAGTACATTATGTACTAAAGGCCAAGATGAGCTCATTGAGTTAGGTTTTCCTCATATAGAATTTTGTTTATCTCCCTTCCACATACTCTGATGAATTTCCGTCACAAAAAGAGAGACAGAAAAATGGGAGAATTTCGGCGAACCGGTGAGCTAATGATCAGAAATCACACCACGAACTCGGCTCCGAGCTCAAATTATATTACCAAGACCGATCCGACCATGTGCCATGTGATCCCGGCCTTTCTGGTGGGGAGAACATGACATCATGTATCGGTCTGCTTACTTTAGAGGGGTTCGCTAGGTATGCTGTGCTTAAAACCGATCGTTTGTTACACACAGGAAGAAATAATTCGAATTTTCAATGACGTATTAGaagtaatttaaaaagcataaaaaattaaatttatttactgaaaaaactaactaaaaactaaaaatatctttgattgtaataatataggtactttttgtatatttcttaaaattatttaaaattaaaaaaataatatatgatTTTCTGTGTATGCTTCTATACATTtagtttgatttatttctgGCTTGGCTCACAAagctcataaaaaaaacaatgaaatgACGTAGCTCGCTGATTACTAGTTCGAATTTGATTAGGCAGTCAAGGTAACTCATCGGTTTTAAGGGTTTATTACttaactattatttaaatatgaatttcaaaagTCTGTTGATTTATCACTTCCTCGTAGTCAGTGGGAGCTGAAATAGCAAACGTCTGAGAGCGTCTTAAATTCTGggtaaacaaaagaaaaagcgATAAGAACGAGACTTTCGACTGGATATATAGTGGGTATAAAACAAATAAGCTAATTTATCGTATATGCGAGCGAAGTGTGCAAGTACACAGAAACAGACAAAAGAATAGTGATGAATGTTGGATAAATAAGATATTAGAGTCTAGTCAAGGGAAAAAAACATTACAATTAGTTTTGGTTAATCAAGGGAAATCCCAATTTTGGATTTcaaattctttttaattcTAATATCTCaaccgcagctgtatgattGGATCGcagtaaataaatttgctCTTGCCGAATGCAACAAAGGCGGATCAttcattgtttttgttcaACTATTGGCATTCAGAACTTGACCCTCCTTTTTTTACAGGGTAGTCTCCAAGCCGAACCCTTCTCGATATTTCATCATCCCAAAGTGGCACTCGAAGTGATAAATAATCCACTGTCATTTTGCTGATTTCTTTGTctcatattgtttattaaGCAAACTTATCGATGCGTTGGCTTCGCGAGAACTGACCTCTTCTCTTGCTTTTATATAATGCATTTCGTTTAAGGGACGCAATATTTGCAGATCAGACTTTCAACGTCAACATTGTTGACCTATAAAGATATATTGGTCATATTTACAGAGACTTGTCGCTGTTCTTTATTTCCATTAGCATAATATTCAATATTCGTTACACTGATTCAAACTTGACGACAACATTCGAATTCAAATGGCCGAGGTTAATGACTTTTTCGGCGTACATTCGGCCGGCGACTTTCGAGAGTTGTCAGTGGGCCAGAAAGGCGCGtggctaaatttaaattattctcgAGTGAGAGCACActgcattttattaaaattcttgGCACTACAGACATTTGGCGTAggaagaaatagaaaattaagCAGACGACAGTGGGAAGTAGTTAAAGTGGGTGATACAacctctaaaaaaatttaaatgtgttcAGGaacctttaaaataatttaattttcctaaaccaaatttgtttatctgTTTTACTTGACTTTTAGTTATGTTTGTTGAGTGTAATGGTTAagactttaaagtttaaactattacattttcacattttgatttatgattttttttcgcttagcAATGGTGTTATCTGTGGTGAAGTTTATTAATAGCTTCCTTTTGGTCGCCCAAGTAATTTGCGTAGAGATTGCAGTTGCAAAACCAAAATGGATGAGTCACTGGGAAacatatgtacaatgtacattgtacatatatcCACAGTAAATATGCCATATACTTAAGGGCATTGTGGATTTTAGTtgatttttacattttgactTTGAGCCATTTCGGGACTTGCAATCGATTTTAAATTCGCTCGTCACGCGTTTGAAACTGATTTCAGTTGTTATTCCTGGCGGTGCACTGTTATTAAATCGCTCCATGGTCACTTACACTTACATCTATTTGCTTGGATTCACGGCACGCAAGCGGCGAAACAACAATAAAGTTAACAAATTGGCAGgtagcaaaaataaaaggtaGCAGAAgggctttgttgttgttttgggttTTATGTACGTTTATTTTCTTCACTTGGCCTTTATGCTTCACTATTTCACGTCGTCGTTGCCGCTGAACTTCTTACACAAACACAAGCATGGGCACAAACACACGGACAAAGACAGAGGCGGCCATTCAACAAAAATCGCGTTGTTATGCTTTTCCGTTTCTGGCTAGCAGCCCTTATGATATTTTCGGCCACTTCCGCGCTCAACGACCGCCACtgggaaactgaaactgaaacctaGACCACTGCCATGCGAAAATCATGCACTCAGCGTACAGCTGTATTGAAAGCGAGTGCGAAAATTGCGGAGCGCCGAGGGAGCGAAAAGAGCGAAAAACTGGTTGTTCTGCCGGAGAGCCGAAAGGCAGATAAGCCGAGCACAGGGCAGGAATCGGGTGAAAAGGGGGTGGGCGCCGGATATAGCTTATATCGAGGGGAAATCGGCAAACAAGAAATGCATTATTAAGAAATCGTGTATAATAACCattaataaacatttgaatttaaaatatcttttcaaaaagcttttaaaataaatgtttaaggtataaatttttttacaatacCAAGCCATTTACCTTTATTTTACGTGGACGCTTCTTTCTACACCTTTGACCGCAAACCGCATATGAGTCTCAGCTTTCAAGaagtgttgcatacttttaggcattCGTGCTATAAGAGCTGCACTTTGTTTCATGGAAACTGACTTGAGAATTTTCCTACAATTAACATACAATTAAGTACTAATTAGTTAATTAGTTTTCACCTAACTAATCTTAATGTTTTTGTTCCCTAAAAAGATGAATTTCTTAAATACCAGAAACCAGAAAATATATGCCtcaatatgtatatattggATATTATTTGGGTATTATTCATGGGAAAATTCCCATCGCTATCAAattatatgtaaaaaatcacaaataagtGGAATGGATTTTTATAGCCAAGAAAACTCGCTGTTCAAGTGTATCTTTCCTGCCCAGCCAAGTAAAAAACATCAAAATTgttctttttagtttttattaaattaaatgattacattttaaattaattacaattcgTACGTTTAACGCATTTGCCAAATGTTTGCTTCCTAACATTTTAGACTacactttaaattaattttgttggcctgcctttgtttatttttacaagTAGTTGAAACATTTCACTAATACACATTCGTTCGCACTTATGACAGACTAATGACTTATGGTTAAGTGgttcaatattaaaattaggCAAAGAGAACTTTAGTACgtttattttagtattttacaGCGGCATCGTCTCTACCATCGTGTTGGAGAAAATTTGGAAAACTTGTAGTTCGATCATTTTCACTTAGTTATGTACATTTGAGACTCAAGTTCGAAATGGAGAGATGGGAAGTACTTAGCCTAGCTTACAGAATTAGTGTTCATTATTGTCGCGTTCGTATCAATTGGGATCTgatcatatcatatattactGGGCGGTCCCCGATGGGCGCGCTGTCCGTGTAACGTGGAATGTCTAGAGCCTGGACGCGAGTGCACAATTGCATAATCGTTATCATTATCGATTGGCATCGACCTTCGAAGTACGTTGGATAAGTTTGGATTTAATACAATACATTTCAAATTGCAGAAAGTAGGGGGGTCAAGGAAAGTCTTCGAGACAGATTAGTTAGCAACTCTTCGAAATTGGCGGTTAGTTATTCGATTGTCTTTTTTATGGAGGGGCGGAGAGTTAGTTAGAGAGATAGTTGGTTATTACCGGTAGACAAATGCAAATTACTATCGGTTAATTACAGTTGCAGTACTAGGCACGAAATGGTTTTTCATTCTgtgttttggatttttctgtttttgtgaTCTGTTGTGTTGTAATTATtggttggttttggtttttctgggCTGTCCAGGAGATATATACGATACATAGAGATACGCAGATACAAGATACTTTGTTGGcatgcttttgttttgtttttgtattgtgTGTGTGGCTCCACAGCAACCGGAAAATAATTTGCGAGAGCAGAGCAGATGCATTTTGAAGTGTAGAATAGAggtgtgttgtgtgtgttgTCTGTTTGTTGTTTGATTTTGTGGAGGCAGCTTAATATCTATCAGACCTATTTGAGTGTATCGTGGAGCCGCCGCTGGTGTAGCCCTTGTGGGCATCCCTGCCGTGCAGCGAGTAGCGGGATCCGTACTGACTGCCATGCCAACTGCGGTACGGATCGTACTCCTCGATGATCGATGGCTCCTTCTCGATAATCTGCAAGTGTTCGATTGGGTGAGATTTATGGAAAAGCAAAGGGTTCTTTAAGGatagaaaaatgtcttctaatcTGTAGTTAATCTACGACAAATGACAAATTTATTACCTCTGTATTGGCACAACTGCAGCTCATGGCAGTGCACAGGAAGATGTTCATCAGCAGCATGATCAGGAAGAGTACGCCCAGGGTGATGGTCAGCCACAGCAGCCAACTGGGTCGGATGCCATCCTCGCAATTGCCCGAGATCACTGCCcagatacaaaaatataaataccatTAATAACCCGCACATTTCCATATTCAGCTATTTAACTCACATCTAGCCTCGGCGGGATCGAGCACAAAGACCGTGGTCCCAGCCAGGCTGGAACCCTCCTCATTTGGCCCGAATTTCCGGGGTCCATTGGTGCCCTTGCCGAAGCCAGCCAGGGCCACATCGTTGCAGTCATCGATCTCCACACAGCGACCGTAGCACTGGATCACATCGCACTGCAGATGCACCTCGGAGCCTGAAAGTATCGCAGAGAAAGTTAGAATCTGGGCGCCTTGGGTGGAAATTCCATGTCATACCCTCGGGGAACTTGAACATCGAGGAGAGCACCGCCTCGGCCGCTCGTCCATCTGCTGTGGGCACAAAACGACTGATGATCTCCGAGTCATAGGGGCAGCTTTGGGgggaaacaaaaattacactgtgcagcatttttagtgctttttaaatttacctcgatggatgctatatttttggattcgttacgaattcccaagttaaactgcgttttcaaaaaagttccccgacgcaaggattctcagcaaaaggacctcaaagttcgaaaaatgctgaaattggccaactttgcggagctctcagaggcaaatggatgcatggtttgattcgatgttaaagttttttaaaagatacaccctttatctttcaaaccccatacttaaaaaatttttaagatttttttaaggcagaaacaaattctagaaaacatagtcaaaaaacataaaagtatacagcagcggtcaaaatggtagtagtgatgccgccctgtgtatttaaaagtttgttgttgtaattgatcttttcctggtaatattgtattgattataattttactattagactaattggataagaaaaaattacaacataaaacttttaaaaacacaaggcggcaacactgctactattttgaccgcagctgtatgtttttcagttttttgactatgttttttggaatttatttctgccttaaaaaaaatcctaaaattattttatgtatggggtttgaaagataaagggtgtatcttttaaaaaactttaacttcgaaccaagccatgcatccatttgcctctgagagctccgcaaagttggtcaatttcagcatttttcgaactttgacgtccttttgctaagaatccttgcgtcggggaactctttggaaaacgcagtttaacttgggaattcgtaacgaatccaaaaatatagcattcatcgaggttaatttttgatgctgcatagtgttatgagcaaaaaatgtttttacactgtgaaaaatattgaatacattttaacTTATTCATAAATAATTACGGAGTCATAATTGGGACTTTAATTGTTTCATTCATTATACATGTAATTActtttattgtaataaatattaaattatttttttaacaagtttgaaatacatttttttaagaagatCTTTATAATGATTTCGTTATATTGTAGTAGCAgcatatatacattttgtatTTCTAGTATATAGTTTGCCATTTCAGGATTCAAACAAAACTCAGGAAATATAATTTCACATTAGTAAATGATCAACTTAAGTTATTCCCAAGTTGTAACAACTCATGTTGTAGtggattaaaaacaaataaattactgAATCCGAATGAGTACGATGTATGTTtaggaaaattgtattttttgaatatttatacccttgcagagggtattatgatttcagtcagaagtttgcagcgcagtgaaggagacgtttccgaccccataaagtatatatattcttgatcagcatcacaagacgagtcgatctagccatgtccgtctgtccgtctgtctgtttctacgcaaactagtctctcagtttttgagctatcgggacgaaacttttgcaaaagtcttctttctattgcaggtagtatatatgtcggagccgaccggatcggacaactatatcttatagctcccataggaaggatcggaaaaaaaaaactttaaaaaattctagcttcggtgttttttgaaatattaccttctacttttggggatgttattttttaaatatttctgaatttcggactactatatcatatagctgccataggaacgatcaaaaaattaatggaaaataggaaataaattctagcttctttggtttttattgtattatcttctactctaggatataactctttttaaatatttccgaatttcaattttaatttgatcaaaatcggacgactatatcatatagctgccataggaacgatcggaaaattaatgagaaatattagaaaattgaacatttttgcgatttgttaattaataggaatgatctgcaagggtatataagcttcggctggccgaagctagcttcctttcttgttattattcGTGTTTAGGTGCATAATTCAGGTATAATTCGACTTACCCGCTGTCGTCAGTGAGCTTTTGGGTCCTGTTCTTCTTGTCAAAGGCGAAGCAGTTGCCCACACGCAGGCCGTAGGTATCTGGAGATGGTAATATAGGAGCATTATAAACCGACTTATAAAACTGAGCCCCGGGGGGCTGGGTCTACCCACCGTTTGGCTTGGAGAACTCGGCGCGAATTGTGTACTTGTGCCCGTAGACCGTCTCACGCACTCGGTGATCGTTCTCCAGGAACTTGAGCACGACATGGGCATTGTCATCGCTGGGGAAGAAGTAGTGGGAGGAGTGTATTTTTATAGAGGTCTTTATTGCCGGTTGGGGGTTCTAACGGCTCTGTAATTACTCCGTGTGGCAGGGGCTAATTAAAAGCATAGCCAATAGACCCAAAAGCTTTGGGCGAAGCTGCAATTGCAAGTTCTGCAATTATGCAACTGCAATTGCTATTTCATTTGCCGGTCATTGCGCTATAGACAGCTGCCTTTGTGGGCCAGTTAGGCAGCGAAACAAATATGTGTACACATGTCTAAAACTATTTGTTGTCCGCCTTGTACACTGACTGCCCCGGCTGGCACGATTTTAATGTTTGCGCTTACCACACAAATTCTGTTAACaatttctttgcttttttccGGGGCTTAACAGAGCGCAACGTTTTGGAAAACCGTTTTTAAtgccatttttatttcccatccGAGGTTTTTGTATTAGCAGCCGCATCAGCAGCCCAGCGGGGATTTCTTTTATGGCGAGAAAGACTTGCGTAAGTCGCAGTCGAGCAGAGTCATTGGCATTATGCAAATGAGCCGCGAGGCGAGaaggtaaattaaattgtttttcgttCACCTCAAGATGATTATCGGGGCTCCTCAAGACGTTTACCGTTAATTGAACTGCTGCCCAGTAAGCTCTATAAATTTGTTGATTATTCTGCCTTTTTGGGAATtattctctctttttttttgctcacttATGGGGCCCGCACAAAAGAAGTGATTGAGTGAAAGAATCAAAGTGTTGAGCTGGCCCAAAGCTCAATGGCCTTGAGTTCTAATTCCTCAAGAGCGGAAAGAAATTTCGAACAATGGCTTAGAGCAACACCTACATGCCTGCATCCAAATCGAAGACCATCCATGGTCAGCACAATTTGCCATTTGATTTCTCTTATTTGTTGTGAGCCGCCGTCGAGTCTCTGGAAATTGGCCAGCACTTGGGAAGCTGACGGAAGCTTGACCAAAAAATTACAGCACACACGGAGCAAGAGCAAATCGGAGCCGAAACTTAAGAACTTAAGTGCAATTGTCTAGACAGGCTAAGCATTTCGCCGACTTACCGCGCAAAGCCCGATTTGCCACAGGTAATCACATAAAACTTATCGTCCGCCAATTCCAGAGTCTTGTGCACACGCACGGCCAGTTGGATAGAACGCTCCTCGGTGCGCTGCGGGGGATTGGGAGTCGTCCATCGAGGGATGGTGGAGAGAGGGGAAGAAAAGTTCATTTAATTGCCGGTTATTAAAAGTTTATGCCCATGACGTTAATGCTGATTGGTTGGAAAAGCCGAGTTAGGTCCCAATTTATGATCAAGCCGCTCAGGCTTCGCCTATAAAACAGGAGCATAAGTCTACGAGCCAGCTGTTGGCACTCGCAAAAGCATAATTCTCACCTCGGCAAAATCTGCATtttacttttacacttttcttAAACTCAGTACTTTTCTTTAAGCCTTAGCATATTTCACAAGATTtataagagaaaaaaaaataaaaaattaaaattgttacaCACTTAAAATGCTTTCTTAAAACATATAGGCACTGAAGTACAAGAtctacttgaaaattatcgatattttctatatttgacagtattgattcgataatatcgatgttttgaaagaaaaacataagttcaatatttttacaagTTCTACATTTAAGTACAGATTGCACTATGGGCAAATATTCAGTCCTTGAGGCATAAactccagttttaaagatacaaatctaaaatttttgttatatacttttaaggctaagatgtaatttcggtttttgttgctttttgaatcggaccacatcttcatcctacgcccacgccgcagatatacatttgaaggcaaggatttaaagaaaatgttgtttgtgttggtaactgtaatacaatttctgtttttgttaaattttgaattggaccaagtctccatcaaccgccaacgccgcatatttacttttaaaggcaaggatataaaaaaaatgaatttgttaataaatatttcatatttaacgcctttcgcaacaaaactgaagtatcttcttgtttgatattttttgccaaaaagaagcaccatgccaaattaatggcatcgaattttctttttctttcgccaattgagatgccaccttacgctttaatcgtggtcctgcctcattagaagttaggcatttgcgaccaggtttgtcgcttggcaagcccttttccaaaaatgaaattttcatgttcgACGAAAGCCGCAGGAAATGTTCTTCCTTGAATCGGTCTATTATTCTTtgacattttggcaaattacgactaaaaaaggcaacaatctgcttaatttttttttgactattgtgtgctgactatcgtttaattcgattccgttcatagtttgcaaaacaaattccatCACAGCGGTTTGTTGCCGGTTGTTGCCGATACAAACATTAAGCAATGTGTAGTGACAGAACTCGAATGCAACTACAACGTGGAGGTTTTACGTATAACGtgcaaaaacgtgcaaaaagtattgatagggttcgattagcaattgttttgtttataacttccTATTTTTACCTTGCCTATACTCTCCTATACTCACATCTTACActccacagaaagcaaaaatacatttcttatttgtcATCTAAAAACTAAGCGACAACTCATCaaacaaatggacaaaaagcacatataataaacattcagtgtttataatttatttaacaatccttcactctttgtatccatatttaaacttttttggttggcttacaataaccaaagaaatcgaggtgtgaaaactacaaagtttttcgtccctttttgtaaacgtgtgaccctatttcaaactttcgaatttcttaagggaaaaaatagcgaaaaacgccaaataaaattctttgaaaatggattttaggttcctttaagtattgtaaataaccacagaaggtcatttatgtaatactgaagaacaaaaaaatttaaaaatgcctcactttcgaattttttgcccatagtgGATTGTGGAAAATAGAGTAAAATAACGATGCTAAGATCCCAGCCCCTACTCATTTAAGAACTAATGTTctgagtttttaaaaacaaatctaatatttttaaaattcctgccatttttttaaaatgatttcaaGGCATAAATGCTATTTATTTCACGAATTATTCTAAGTAAAACGCTTCCCCTATTCTCTGGCCAAAATCAAGGATAATTGTTCTATTCAGTGCCTCACTATTTTCTTCGACTGTAAGTGGCCTGCCCCACGGCCGTGGCTGCAACTTGCACTTGTGGCATGTTAATTGTCACATGATGCAATCGCACAACGAGGAAATGCAAAATGCCGCCAAGTGTGACGCATTTTCCAGTTGTTTATTTTCTCCTTAGCGTTTTTCCCCTTGGCTATGATTGCTCTCTGTTGGTTTACTTAAATATGCCCATGCTCATGCTATGGCTATCATGGATTTCGGTAATTATTTTAGAATCATTTTGAATATCATCTGCAGCTGGCTTGTGCAGCGGTATGTGACTGCAGATGGGCAACTGTTCCAAGAATCTCTGCGCTCGGCTGGCCAAGATATTCCGCGGTAATTGCTCTAACTGTTGCCCAAGGCTTGACTGAGTTATTTTgtaatgtttgttttttcccTCGATATTATGGACCCGGCCTTGACCCGCAACAGCTTTCCATAAAAAGatgaacgaaaaaaaagtacaAGTTTCTTTGTCACTTCTGAGTGGCTTACATCGTTTTTGCAGCAGCTGGCAGTCAAACCAGTTTGCATTGCCCAGTAAATAAGTGTCAATCGGTGTGAGTAGATACTTGGGtgagtaaatatatatattttatatattattttatctcTCTGTTAATGGTTTAATCGCACGCCTCCACTTTTTCAGGGTATTAAAGCGTTGATGAATGGGTTGGCTTGATTAGAGTTTGGTCAGTGGCTAGTTAAAGCGGTTAGCAAGTAAACACAACGTATCGCAGCAGTCAGAAATAAATACCTTGGCTGGGCGGAGAGCTCTAGCTCTCCATTGGTGGGGAACGTTGTCTGTTTGTGATTGTGATGTCACAATCCGTTTGCCAACTCATGCATCACGCAGTTGCATGCCGCAGCGGATGAGCTCATT
This portion of the Drosophila takahashii strain IR98-3 E-12201 chromosome 3R, DtakHiC1v2, whole genome shotgun sequence genome encodes:
- the LOC108061013 gene encoding uncharacterized protein isoform X3 → MTKGKRPECQGLWLLPMLLLLVGQVTTQEPAAAPSEFAPHVTATCKAGTMNIKVKMSSGYTGAVHVRDYRTPGCMAMGDGSDQVAFSLNLWAKQGASDYCGILVSNVSGSNRTEERSIQLAVRVHKTLELADDKFYVITCGKSGFARDDNAHVVLKFLENDHRVRETVYGHKYTIRAEFSKPNDTYGLRVGNCFAFDKKNRTQKLTDDSGCPYDSEIISRFVPTADGRAAEAVLSSMFKFPEGSEVHLQCDVIQCYGRCVEIDDCNDVALAGFGKGTNGPRKFGPNEEGSSLAGTTVFVLDPAEARLISGNCEDGIRPSWLLWLTITLGVLFLIMLLMNIFLCTAMSCSCANTEIIEKEPSIIEEYDPYRSWHGSQYGSRYSLHGRDAHKGYTSGGSTIHSNRSMPIDNDNDYAIVHSRPGSRHSTLHGQRAHRGPPSNI
- the LOC108061013 gene encoding uncharacterized protein isoform X1, yielding MTKGKRPECQGLWLLPMLLLLVGQVTTQEPAAAPSEFAPHVTATCKAGTMNIKVKMSSGYTGAVHVRDYRTPGCMAMGDGSDQVAFSLNLWAKQGASDYCGILVSNVSGSNRTEERSIQLAVRVHKTLELADDKFYVITCGKSGFARDDNAHVVLKFLENDHRVRETVYGHKYTIRAEFSKPNDTYGLRVGNCFAFDKKNRTQKLTDDSGCPYDSEIISRFVPTADGRAAEAVLSSMFKFPEGSEVHLQCDVIQCYGRCVEIDDCNDVALAGFGKGTNGPRKFGPNEEGSSLAGTTVFVLDPAEARLISGNCEDGIRPSWLLWLTITLGVLFLIMLLMNIFLCTAMSCSCANTEIIEKEPSIIEEYDPYRSWHGSQYGSRYSLHGRDAHKGYTSGGSTIHSNRSDRY
- the LOC108061013 gene encoding uncharacterized protein isoform X2 → MTKGKRPECQGLWLLPMLLLLVGQVTTQEPAAAPSEFAPHVTATCKAGTMNIKVKMSSGYTGAVHVRDYRTPGCMAMGDGSDQVAFSLNLWAKQGASDYCGILVSNRTEERSIQLAVRVHKTLELADDKFYVITCGKSGFARDDNAHVVLKFLENDHRVRETVYGHKYTIRAEFSKPNDTYGLRVGNCFAFDKKNRTQKLTDDSGCPYDSEIISRFVPTADGRAAEAVLSSMFKFPEGSEVHLQCDVIQCYGRCVEIDDCNDVALAGFGKGTNGPRKFGPNEEGSSLAGTTVFVLDPAEARLISGNCEDGIRPSWLLWLTITLGVLFLIMLLMNIFLCTAMSCSCANTEIIEKEPSIIEEYDPYRSWHGSQYGSRYSLHGRDAHKGYTSGGSTIHSNRSDRY